In Vibrio mangrovi, the DNA window TATGTGTCATATAGTCAGCCAGTGACTCAATCTCTTTATCAGCCAATGAACGTGCAATATCCTGCATCATTCCGTTCAGATCATTATGACGGCTGCCATCTCTGAACTTGTGTAATTGCAGTTTCAGATAGTCTTCTCTTTGTCCGGAAACATCGGGAAATCCAGATGAAGCAATCCCCTTTCCAGACGGGCCATGGCAGGCAGAACAGGCCATTATATTCCGCTGACGATCGCCAAAGTGATACAATCTGGCACCATCTTCTTGTTCCGATTCCGGAGGCATACTGTCCGACTGGACACCTGACTGACTGCCGTCTTCAGGCAACCCCGCATAATAGGCAGCAATATCTCTCATGTCCTGCTCATCCAGTGCCATTGTCATCGCGCCCATTACCGGATCATATCTTCCCTGCTCTC includes these proteins:
- a CDS encoding c-type cytochrome, with the protein product MKKLVLFIVGWSVCLMVWAQEHPEAGPEKVATCSACHGLAGVSSVPLSPSLAGQNQNYLLRQLLAFRAGLSGNGEQGRYDPVMGAMTMALDEQDMRDIAAYYAGLPEDGSQSGVQSDSMPPESEQEDGARLYHFGDRQRNIMACSACHGPSGKGIASSGFPDVSGQREDYLKLQLHKFRDGSRHNDLNGMMQDIARSLADKEIESLADYMTHMN